Proteins encoded in a region of the Moritella marina ATCC 15381 genome:
- a CDS encoding response regulator transcription factor: MSQKPVTGYELSVPVYVVDDDESVRDSLAFMLDGYDINVTTYAGGPSFLDNAEIMLPGCVILDSRMPELRGQDVQAILTQCNSPLSIIFLTGHGDVSMAVDAFKSGAVDFFQKPVDGEKLVQAIMLAADKSVARSQQLSALLSYQSLTEREQDILLLLVQGKRNQQIADILCIAVRTVEVHRSSLMKKFQAKTIAELVLQYGLAIN; encoded by the coding sequence ATGAGTCAAAAGCCAGTAACAGGATATGAACTGTCAGTGCCAGTCTATGTTGTTGATGATGATGAATCAGTACGTGATTCGTTGGCATTTATGCTTGATGGTTATGATATTAACGTCACTACGTATGCTGGTGGCCCATCATTTTTAGATAACGCCGAGATCATGCTGCCGGGCTGTGTGATTTTAGACAGCCGGATGCCGGAACTACGTGGGCAGGATGTACAAGCTATTCTGACTCAATGTAATAGTCCACTGTCGATTATTTTTCTTACTGGCCATGGCGATGTATCTATGGCGGTCGATGCGTTTAAATCGGGTGCGGTAGATTTTTTTCAAAAGCCGGTCGATGGGGAAAAGTTAGTGCAGGCGATTATGCTTGCAGCCGATAAATCAGTTGCGCGTAGCCAACAACTCAGTGCGTTATTATCTTATCAATCACTTACTGAGCGTGAGCAGGACATATTATTATTGTTGGTACAAGGTAAGCGTAATCAACAGATTGCCGATATATTATGTATTGCTGTCCGGACTGTGGAAGTACATAGATCGAGTTTAATGAAAAAGTTTCAGGCTAAGACGATTGCTGAGTTGGTTTTACAATATGGATTGGCGATTAACTAG
- a CDS encoding molybdopterin-dependent oxidoreductase gives MDNKRRQFLKSGLAVGGAGAFAAGYATTTSHAVHGIIDGTAGKKTKHPHHGNSLTPEYRVTENGKLINNPAQRVAPSMCFGCWTLCGLRVRVDNASDEILRISGNPYHPLSNEHQIPFNTPVKDAYIAMAGEAGLDGRSTACARGNGMMEIRKSPYRITQPLKRVGNRGEGKWIPISYEQLLEEVVEGGDLFGEGHVDGLRVIRDVKTPLDPLNPEYGPKANQLLMTNAGNEGRDDLFKRFAFNSYGTRNFGHHGSYCGYGFRAGSGALMNDLKKFAHVKPDLENCEFALYIGMSPAQAGNPFKRQARQLATARTKGNFSYTVVSPALPASSSLAAGDNNNWLPIKPGTDSALVLGMIQWILANDKFNTAFLTQPGPNAMKTAGTAHWCNATHLVISDKDHPRYGYFLRASEVDLGFTGTPLSESDPYVIVDAQSGDLSVHTQDQPARLFIDQIVTTKQGDVQVKSSLQHLKESAFAHDLAFYSAQCDIPVATITALAKRFTSHGTKAVVDSHGGNMHSNGFYNAYTILMLNALIGNINLKGGVMAKSGGYPTSGKGPRYDFTKFKNKVKPKGIFLSRSKFPYQKTSNINVVSPPVNRHIQHDHLGIRSLRRY, from the coding sequence ATGGATAACAAACGTCGTCAATTTCTTAAATCAGGTCTTGCTGTGGGTGGTGCTGGCGCTTTTGCAGCGGGTTATGCAACCACCACATCACATGCGGTACATGGCATTATCGATGGTACTGCCGGTAAAAAAACCAAACACCCGCATCATGGCAATTCATTAACACCAGAATATAGGGTGACTGAAAACGGTAAGCTGATCAATAACCCAGCGCAGCGTGTGGCACCGTCAATGTGTTTCGGCTGTTGGACCTTGTGTGGTTTACGTGTACGTGTAGATAACGCCAGTGACGAGATATTACGTATTTCTGGTAACCCGTATCACCCATTATCAAACGAACACCAAATTCCCTTTAATACCCCAGTCAAAGATGCGTATATCGCCATGGCGGGTGAAGCTGGATTAGACGGGCGATCAACCGCCTGCGCCCGTGGTAACGGCATGATGGAAATCCGTAAAAGTCCGTATCGGATCACTCAACCGTTAAAACGTGTTGGTAACCGCGGTGAAGGTAAGTGGATCCCGATCAGCTACGAACAACTGTTAGAAGAAGTGGTTGAAGGTGGCGATCTGTTTGGTGAAGGGCATGTTGACGGTTTACGGGTGATCCGCGATGTTAAAACCCCACTCGATCCGCTTAATCCTGAATACGGCCCGAAAGCCAACCAGTTATTAATGACCAATGCCGGTAATGAAGGCCGTGACGATCTGTTTAAACGTTTCGCGTTCAACAGTTATGGCACCCGTAACTTTGGCCATCACGGTTCTTATTGTGGTTATGGTTTCCGCGCTGGCTCTGGCGCCTTAATGAATGATCTAAAAAAATTCGCTCACGTTAAGCCAGACCTAGAGAACTGTGAATTTGCGTTATACATAGGTATGTCGCCAGCACAGGCGGGTAATCCCTTTAAACGCCAAGCACGTCAATTAGCCACCGCACGTACCAAAGGTAACTTTAGTTATACCGTGGTATCTCCAGCGCTACCGGCATCATCAAGCTTAGCAGCGGGTGACAATAACAACTGGTTGCCAATCAAGCCCGGCACTGATTCCGCTTTAGTACTTGGTATGATCCAATGGATATTAGCCAATGATAAGTTTAATACAGCCTTCTTAACACAACCAGGTCCGAATGCGATGAAAACCGCAGGCACTGCCCATTGGTGTAATGCCACGCACTTGGTAATAAGTGATAAGGATCATCCACGCTACGGCTATTTCCTACGCGCTTCAGAAGTAGATCTTGGCTTTACTGGCACGCCATTATCTGAATCGGATCCGTACGTGATCGTCGACGCACAAAGCGGTGATCTTTCAGTACACACACAAGATCAACCTGCGCGATTATTCATTGATCAAATCGTCACGACTAAACAAGGTGATGTACAAGTTAAATCATCACTACAACATTTAAAAGAATCGGCATTTGCCCACGATCTTGCGTTCTACAGTGCACAATGTGATATTCCAGTAGCGACGATCACCGCGCTAGCGAAACGCTTTACCAGTCATGGTACTAAAGCCGTTGTCGATAGTCATGGCGGCAACATGCACAGTAATGGTTTCTACAATGCCTATACGATCCTAATGCTCAACGCGCTGATTGGTAATATCAATCTGAAAGGCGGTGTCATGGCGAAATCAGGCGGTTATCCAACATCAGGGAAAGGCCCGCGTTACGATTTCACCAAGTTTAAAAATAAAGTAAAACCAAAAGGGATCTTTTTATCACGCAGTAAATTCCCGTACCAAAAAACCAGCAATATAAACGTCGTGTCGCCGCCGGTGAATCGCCATATCCAACACGATCACCTTGGTATCCGATCTCTGCGCCGTTATTAA
- the nrfD gene encoding NrfD/PsrC family molybdoenzyme membrane anchor subunit produces the protein MNITEILVQPQAIAWLPWAVQYFFYIGSAYAAAILFLLSYIFRAHTSHYLRSALVLTMSIGAVVGPLALTGDLHQPGRALNFYSHITPWSWMSLGSLFLPLFSALTILTAWLYLRDDIAKLKHSDSAIAQKIALFSLGNWQTSSKQMITATVVTCLAGLTVALYTGAEIYVVQNRPLWHQPAAPLLWFVTAFIGAIGFALLLLALFPIPAKANVFTQSDQGLIKRALLVSAILAAVLLPIWASNNASFSLYESEAWLVRLGSLAVSFLACMGIALLASKIARYNRPQLLIMSAISLICCWYLRWVTIMDVQTIAKFDQGPYPYELPMGSAGLLGILGMAGLWLALALAASEIVSISAKSLTKKSSIKQAFSKPQQAQ, from the coding sequence ATGAACATCACTGAAATTTTAGTCCAACCACAAGCCATTGCTTGGCTCCCCTGGGCAGTACAATACTTTTTTTATATTGGTTCGGCGTATGCGGCAGCAATATTGTTTTTATTAAGTTATATATTCCGTGCTCATACCAGCCATTACTTACGCTCGGCATTAGTACTGACCATGTCGATTGGCGCCGTTGTTGGCCCACTGGCATTAACAGGTGACTTACACCAACCGGGTCGCGCTTTGAACTTTTATAGTCATATAACACCTTGGTCATGGATGTCATTGGGTTCGCTATTTTTACCGCTATTTTCAGCATTAACGATATTAACGGCTTGGTTATATTTACGTGATGATATTGCCAAACTCAAACACAGTGACAGTGCTATCGCCCAGAAGATTGCCTTGTTTAGTTTAGGTAATTGGCAGACCAGTAGTAAGCAAATGATCACAGCAACCGTGGTGACTTGCCTTGCAGGTTTAACGGTGGCGCTATACACAGGCGCAGAGATATACGTAGTACAAAATCGTCCTCTGTGGCATCAACCTGCCGCGCCATTATTGTGGTTTGTGACTGCATTCATCGGTGCCATTGGCTTTGCGTTATTACTGTTAGCGCTATTCCCTATTCCTGCCAAAGCGAATGTCTTTACCCAAAGCGACCAAGGATTAATAAAACGCGCCCTGTTAGTCAGCGCCATCTTAGCCGCAGTGTTACTGCCAATCTGGGCATCCAATAATGCCTCATTTTCGTTATATGAAAGCGAGGCATGGTTAGTTCGTTTGGGCAGCTTGGCGGTCAGTTTCTTGGCCTGTATGGGCATTGCATTGCTAGCCTCTAAAATTGCACGGTATAACCGTCCGCAATTATTAATCATGAGCGCGATCAGCTTGATCTGTTGTTGGTATCTACGTTGGGTCACCATCATGGATGTACAAACTATCGCTAAATTTGACCAAGGACCGTATCCGTATGAATTACCAATGGGATCTGCTGGGTTACTCGGTATTCTTGGTATGGCAGGTCTGTGGTTAGCCTTAGCGCTCGCCGCGTCAGAAATAGTGTCGATATCAGCTAAATCATTAACAAAGAAATCATCAATAAAACAAGCATTCAGCAAACCACAACAGGCACAGTAA
- a CDS encoding c-type cytochrome — protein MPIKNIFRSIIGLSALLLVQAPAFAATPPPAMVCESCHGTAGLGTPNLSPMLAGMDKDYLVEQINHFKNGNRKNPLMSAMAMTLATPEAVEQVATFFASLPAPVINDIEKRGDNVIITDPARKLVYQGDWSRNIPACATCHGPSGLGVAHFPRLASQHADYITSQLTAWQSKQRSGDHNNVMATIAQQLTASEIQHLAQYFAAIK, from the coding sequence ATGCCCATAAAGAATATATTCCGCAGCATCATTGGACTAAGCGCTTTGCTGTTAGTGCAAGCGCCAGCATTTGCAGCAACGCCCCCCCCGGCGATGGTATGTGAAAGTTGTCATGGCACGGCAGGTTTAGGTACGCCAAATCTATCGCCAATGTTGGCAGGTATGGATAAAGATTATTTAGTAGAACAAATTAACCACTTTAAAAATGGCAATCGAAAAAATCCTTTAATGTCAGCAATGGCGATGACATTAGCTACGCCTGAAGCCGTGGAGCAAGTAGCGACATTTTTTGCATCCTTACCTGCACCAGTGATCAATGATATTGAAAAACGTGGTGATAACGTCATCATTACCGACCCCGCTAGAAAACTGGTTTACCAAGGTGATTGGTCCCGTAACATCCCCGCTTGTGCAACCTGTCATGGTCCGAGCGGTTTAGGCGTCGCCCATTTCCCGCGTCTAGCCAGTCAGCATGCTGATTATATCACTAGCCAATTAACCGCATGGCAAAGCAAGCAGCGCAGTGGCGATCACAACAACGTAATGGCTACCATAGCGCAGCAATTAACAGCCTCTGAAATCCAACATCTTGCGCAATACTTTGCGGCGATCAAATAA
- the dsrO gene encoding sulfate reduction electron transfer complex DsrMKJOP subunit DsrO, which produces MDSTKRRLMTRLGALTVGAAIIPVSTANPLTTTIIRNNEAPDRKGQSGKRYAMVVDLRKCVGCQACTVGCSIENQAPIGQFRTTVKQYEVTLDDGSSELQNVKSFTLPRLCNHCENPPCVKVCPVQATFQRDDGIVMVDNERCVACAYCVQACPYDARFINEETLTADKCTFCAHRLEEGLLPACVETCVGGARIIGDIKDPNSQISHLMREHQADIKVLKPEENTQPHVFYIGMDDAFTSNVDGKVAIYDPAGENA; this is translated from the coding sequence ATGGACTCAACTAAACGCCGCTTAATGACCCGCCTCGGTGCATTAACTGTAGGCGCAGCCATCATACCGGTGTCGACGGCAAACCCGCTCACCACAACCATTATTCGTAATAACGAAGCCCCCGATCGAAAAGGCCAGAGCGGTAAACGTTATGCCATGGTGGTTGATTTACGTAAATGCGTCGGTTGCCAAGCGTGTACAGTTGGTTGCAGCATTGAGAACCAAGCACCTATTGGCCAATTCCGTACCACAGTAAAACAATACGAAGTCACTTTAGATGACGGCAGCAGTGAATTACAAAATGTTAAATCATTTACCCTACCACGCTTATGCAATCACTGTGAAAACCCACCCTGTGTGAAAGTATGCCCAGTACAAGCAACCTTCCAACGTGACGACGGGATTGTCATGGTCGATAACGAGCGCTGCGTGGCTTGTGCTTATTGCGTGCAAGCTTGTCCTTACGATGCCCGCTTTATTAATGAAGAAACCCTCACGGCTGACAAATGTACCTTCTGTGCCCATCGCTTAGAAGAAGGTTTATTACCTGCCTGTGTAGAAACCTGTGTGGGTGGTGCGCGTATTATTGGTGATATTAAAGATCCTAACAGCCAAATTAGCCATTTAATGCGCGAACACCAAGCAGACATCAAGGTATTAAAACCGGAAGAAAACACCCAGCCACATGTGTTCTATATCGGCATGGATGACGCGTTCACCAGTAATGTTGACGGTAAAGTAGCCATCTACGACCCTGCAGGAGAAAACGCATGA
- the maiA gene encoding maleylacetoacetate isomerase: MKLYSYFRSSAAYRVRIVLNLKHISYDTIPVHLVRHGGEQNSAEYLDVNPQGLVPSLDITPTINTGERELKPQIITQSTAIIEYLEEAFPQPALLPINLIERAYIRTLMQIIACDIHPVNNLRVLHYLEECFDCDKAEKITWYHHWLATGFAAFERLLIENGSTHYCCHKQVTLADVYLIPQVYNALRFNLDMSPYPTINRIYQHCIQIPAFVDAAPEQQPDADI, translated from the coding sequence ATGAAATTGTATAGCTATTTCCGCTCATCAGCTGCTTATCGGGTGCGGATAGTATTAAACTTAAAGCATATTAGCTATGACACAATACCTGTGCACTTGGTTCGTCATGGTGGTGAACAAAATTCGGCAGAATATCTTGATGTTAACCCACAAGGTTTAGTGCCAAGCCTTGATATCACACCCACGATTAATACTGGCGAGCGAGAACTAAAACCACAAATCATCACCCAATCAACGGCTATCATAGAATACTTAGAAGAGGCTTTCCCCCAGCCAGCTCTATTACCTATTAATCTCATTGAACGTGCTTATATCCGTACATTAATGCAAATCATTGCCTGCGACATACACCCAGTGAATAACTTACGGGTATTACATTATCTCGAGGAATGTTTCGACTGTGATAAAGCAGAAAAAATAACCTGGTATCACCATTGGTTAGCAACAGGGTTTGCAGCATTTGAAAGGCTATTGATCGAAAATGGAAGTACTCACTATTGCTGCCATAAGCAAGTAACGCTGGCAGATGTTTATTTAATACCGCAAGTTTATAACGCGCTACGATTTAACTTAGATATGAGCCCTTACCCTACTATCAATCGCATCTATCAGCACTGTATTCAAATACCCGCCTTCGTCGATGCTGCGCCAGAACAACAACCTGATGCTGACATATAA
- a CDS encoding sensor histidine kinase, producing MANVLIKVVIATLLMMTQVHASNATDPKTAIKPIITTVDVGVLATRGVFEAKQRWQPTLLWLQSQIPNSEFRLHPFTLVEMEIAVEQQSVDVVVTNPGQAVRLGRQYPLSWLATLNSKLGDGTHVIGSALIVRADSHYQHLVDVSGDKIAAVASNAFGGYLTMQLTVQNLGINPTAFFSDVSFLGFPVDAIIYQLRDGYVDAAVVPVCQLESMLEEGLIQQGVFRVLDDISPDNFACALSTQLYPNWSIAKTSAISATLAKKITRALLALPGDHAASIAAYSTGWTPPISQLSVDQLYRDLDMHPLQRPWWQEAAVWIKKNQQWAWVVFLFVLLLSVYHLILEYRFSRSERKLTATLNRLKEKNAMLEHAQRVAIVGELGSSLAHEINQPLAAILNYSQGGLLRINKGADASAITPALEKIQQQVKRADDIVQRLRTLINKRAVAKSRCNVQILLTDTLELLEYDFQQKNITVSQSCVGNVVDLEADIVGLQQVLLNVLNNAADACLMRDPAVLVNNQISIESHYSDDRLILTVTDNGIGLTAASAELQNAFFTTKKEGLGLGLAICRDVIEAHHGQFSLVAADPIGCRVSIQLPLP from the coding sequence GTGGCTAACGTATTAATAAAAGTAGTGATTGCTACCTTGCTGATGATGACGCAAGTGCACGCCAGTAACGCGACTGATCCCAAGACTGCTATCAAGCCAATCATTACCACCGTTGATGTGGGCGTATTAGCAACGCGTGGTGTCTTTGAAGCTAAACAGCGCTGGCAACCGACCTTATTATGGCTACAAAGTCAGATCCCCAATAGTGAATTTAGACTACACCCTTTTACATTGGTCGAAATGGAAATCGCAGTAGAACAACAAAGTGTCGATGTAGTGGTGACCAACCCTGGGCAAGCGGTGCGTTTAGGCCGGCAATACCCTTTGTCTTGGTTAGCGACGTTAAACAGTAAACTCGGTGACGGTACTCATGTGATTGGCTCGGCTTTGATTGTCCGCGCCGATTCGCACTATCAACACTTAGTAGATGTCAGTGGTGACAAGATAGCTGCCGTTGCCAGTAATGCCTTTGGTGGTTACTTAACGATGCAACTGACGGTGCAAAATTTAGGGATTAATCCCACCGCATTTTTCTCTGACGTATCGTTTTTAGGTTTTCCTGTCGATGCCATTATTTACCAGTTACGAGATGGCTATGTGGATGCTGCCGTAGTACCGGTATGCCAACTCGAAAGCATGTTAGAAGAAGGCTTGATTCAACAAGGTGTATTCCGTGTGTTAGATGATATCAGCCCGGATAATTTTGCTTGTGCGCTGTCTACGCAGTTATATCCGAACTGGTCTATTGCCAAAACCAGTGCTATTTCAGCCACGTTAGCCAAAAAAATAACCCGCGCCTTATTAGCTTTACCCGGTGATCATGCTGCCAGTATTGCGGCTTATTCTACAGGTTGGACACCACCCATCAGCCAATTGTCTGTCGACCAATTATATCGTGACTTGGATATGCATCCTTTACAACGACCTTGGTGGCAGGAAGCTGCTGTTTGGATCAAGAAGAATCAACAATGGGCTTGGGTAGTATTTTTATTCGTGTTGTTATTAAGTGTTTATCATTTAATTTTGGAATACCGTTTTAGTCGCAGTGAGCGTAAATTAACAGCCACCTTAAATCGTTTAAAAGAAAAAAATGCCATGTTAGAACATGCGCAACGCGTGGCGATTGTGGGGGAGTTGGGCAGTAGTCTCGCGCACGAGATTAATCAACCACTGGCCGCAATCTTAAATTACAGTCAAGGCGGATTATTACGCATAAATAAAGGTGCGGATGCCAGTGCAATCACACCTGCATTAGAAAAAATACAACAGCAAGTGAAGCGAGCAGATGATATTGTGCAGCGATTACGTACGCTTATTAATAAACGTGCTGTGGCGAAGTCGCGCTGTAACGTGCAAATATTACTCACTGATACCTTAGAGTTGCTAGAGTATGATTTCCAGCAAAAGAATATTACCGTAAGCCAGTCTTGTGTCGGTAATGTTGTGGATCTAGAGGCTGATATTGTTGGCTTGCAGCAAGTATTATTAAATGTATTAAACAATGCGGCAGATGCGTGTTTGATGCGAGATCCGGCAGTGCTGGTCAATAATCAAATTAGTATCGAGAGTCACTATAGTGATGACAGGTTAATATTAACTGTGACGGATAATGGCATTGGCTTAACGGCGGCGAGTGCAGAATTACAGAATGCCTTTTTCACCACTAAAAAAGAGGGATTAGGCTTAGGATTAGCGATTTGTCGTGACGTGATTGAAGCACATCATGGTCAATTTTCGCTGGTGGCCGCAGATCCCATTGGTTGTCGCGTCAGCATACAGTTACCCTTGCCATAA
- a CDS encoding molybdopterin dinucleotide binding domain-containing protein, whose product MANPMYGVPGLANLLGEKLKDPKQLPLIVSVDAFINETTALSDYIVPDTVTYESWGMVTPWHGVPTKTVTARRPIVNALTEKTADGRSINLENFLIDIAKKIQLGGFGDNAISDSQGNWHGIHNAEDFYLRSAANLAYVANGVPAASSEDMVLSGLERLLPDMQRVLTPEELGKVAFIFARGGRFEDATEAYKGDEMKHKWQKPLAIWNEKVGTSRNTITGEYYSGCPTWHPQKLADGTPLAEKYPATEWPFTLTNFKSNIHSAVSNLSPRLNSIKGVNPVYIHPTDAAKIGLTTGAMFTITTPTSATKAMALIVDGVKQGTLGFEHGFGHRELGERAHWIGDIQQPVKMKSNDGVNINDIGLIDPTREGKGVLLDWVVGAAARQALPAKISLG is encoded by the coding sequence ATGGCCAATCCTATGTATGGTGTTCCTGGTTTAGCCAATTTGCTCGGCGAGAAATTAAAAGATCCAAAACAGCTACCACTGATCGTGTCTGTGGATGCTTTCATTAATGAAACCACGGCATTATCCGATTACATCGTTCCTGACACAGTGACTTATGAAAGTTGGGGCATGGTGACACCTTGGCATGGCGTGCCGACTAAAACAGTCACAGCACGCAGGCCGATTGTGAATGCCTTAACAGAAAAAACCGCTGACGGTCGCAGTATCAATTTAGAAAACTTCTTAATTGATATTGCCAAGAAAATACAGCTCGGTGGCTTTGGCGATAATGCCATTAGTGATAGCCAAGGTAATTGGCACGGTATTCACAATGCGGAAGATTTCTATCTACGCTCTGCAGCTAACTTAGCCTATGTCGCCAATGGTGTGCCTGCAGCAAGCAGTGAAGACATGGTGCTATCTGGCCTAGAACGTCTACTACCAGATATGCAGCGGGTATTAACACCAGAAGAACTCGGTAAAGTCGCCTTTATCTTTGCCCGTGGAGGTCGCTTTGAAGATGCCACCGAAGCCTATAAAGGCGACGAAATGAAACACAAATGGCAGAAGCCATTAGCGATCTGGAATGAAAAAGTCGGTACGTCACGTAATACCATTACTGGTGAGTATTATTCTGGCTGTCCTACTTGGCATCCACAAAAATTAGCCGATGGCACACCCTTAGCAGAAAAATACCCTGCAACGGAATGGCCGTTTACCTTAACCAACTTTAAATCCAATATACACAGTGCAGTATCGAACCTGTCACCGCGTTTAAATTCGATTAAAGGCGTTAACCCGGTTTATATCCATCCGACTGACGCGGCTAAAATTGGCTTAACAACTGGTGCTATGTTTACCATCACCACACCAACCAGTGCCACTAAAGCGATGGCGTTAATTGTTGATGGGGTAAAACAAGGCACACTTGGGTTTGAACATGGCTTTGGTCATAGAGAACTCGGTGAACGCGCCCATTGGATTGGCGATATACAACAACCAGTAAAAATGAAATCCAATGATGGCGTGAATATTAACGATATTGGTTTAATCGACCCAACCCGAGAAGGCAAAGGCGTATTGCTCGATTGGGTGGTTGGCGCGGCAGCAAGACAAGCACTGCCCGCAAAAATTAGTTTAGGCTAG